The proteins below are encoded in one region of Dromaius novaehollandiae isolate bDroNov1 chromosome 9, bDroNov1.hap1, whole genome shotgun sequence:
- the TNK2 gene encoding activated CDC42 kinase 1 isoform X3, with protein MRRFETLRRSFPFLARFRVYRKLSCSMQSEEGTDWLLDLLTELQLQQYFLRIRDELNVTRLSHFEYVKNEDLEKIGMGRPGQRRLWEAVKRRKAMCKRKSWMSKVFSGKRPESELPPQPQSTFRKSPTPPPLEASGQHSLTCLIRERDLSLFEKLGDGSFGVVRRGEWCTPAGKTFNVAVKCLKTDVLSQPEVLDDFIREVNAMHSLDHKNLIRLYGVVLSHPMKMVTELAPLGSLLDRLRKNQGHFLISMLCQYAIQVAKGMAYLESKRFIHRDLAARNILLASNEQVKIGDFGLMRALPKNNDHYVMQEHRKVPFAWCAPESLKTRTFSHASDTWMFGVTLWEMFTYGQEPWIGLNGSQILHKIDKEGERLPRPEDCPQDVYNVMLQCWAHKPEDRPTFVALRDFLVEAQPTDMRALQDFEEPDKLHIEMNDIITVIEGRAENYWWRGQNKRTLKVGQFPRNTVTSVAGLSAHDISQPLKNSFIHTGHGDTNPQQCWGFPDKIDELYLGNPMDPPDVLGVDLTAARPTQLPGRAKKPCYDPVSEEDDGLSAGLRKLCLKKPGPGKGLRLAKPSARVSGTKVGDRQPSQPLSEGPAGGEVTLIDFGEEVPPPSPSPVGELTAPSLAKLAMEAFSLLDKTPPQSPTRALPRPLHPTPVVDWDARPLPPPPAYDDVAQDEDDFEVCSINSPPGRRGSRVGLPKARERGETNYGFVDEGERATVLEDNLFLPPKEAKQPSLTQTTEIFEELQQECMKRLNVPLGPATFATAAPAEDKPQIPPRVPIPPRPLRRNEPGHWSGELSPASGGEEDRPPQIPPRDPLSQPTSRTPSPMALQVGSPQQRATLCSYLSTSPGKPMPTTQSFALDPKYATPKVIQAQGKDCPKGPCILPIVKDGQKVSSTHYYLLPERPAYLDKYEKFFKEAKSPEEVPASRMVTTATVRPMVQQQPDYKANFSSNNSNPGPKCLVKASCSLQKIVYDGPDGYRPSEKIRLVQDMVHGVTTEECQTALQNHGWNVQRAIQYLKVEQLFCLGLKSRVECHRVLEMFDWNLAQASSHLLDPYSMARQKR; from the exons ATGCGACGCTTTGAGACTTTGCGCCGTTCCTTCCCGTTCCTGGCCCGCTTCCGTGTCTACCGA AAGCTGAGCTGTAGCATGCAGTCGGAAGAGGGCACGGACTGGCTGCTCGACCTGCTCAccgagctgcagctgcagcagtacTTCCTGCGCATCCGGGACGAGCTGAAcgtcacccgcctctcccacttcgAGTACGTCAAAAATGAGGATCTGGAAAAGATCGGCATGGGCCGCCCCG GCCAGCGGCGGCTGTGGGAGGCAGTGAAGCGGAGGAAGGCTATGTGCAAGCGCAAATCTTGGATGAGCAAG GTGTTCAGTGGGAAGCGCCCTGAGTCGGAGCTGCCACCCCAGCCCCAGAGCACCTTCCGCAAGTCGCCCACACCGCCCCCCCTGGAAGCTAGCGGCCAGCACTCCCTGACCTGCCTCATCAGGGAGAGGGACCTCTCGCTCTTCGAGAAGCTGGGCGATGGCTCCTTCGGCGTCGTGCGCCGTGGCGAGTGGTGCACGCCAGCCGGCAAGACG TTCAACGTGGCAGTGAAATGTCTCAAGACGGATGTGCTGAGCCAGCCGGAGGTGCTGGACGACTTCATCCGCGAGGTGAACGCGATGCACTCTCTGGACCACAAGAACCTCATCCGGCTCTATGGCGTGGTGCTCTCCCACCCCATGAAGATG GTGACGGAGCTGGCCCCGCTGGGCTCTCTCCTGGACCGTCTGCGGAAGAACCAGGGCCATTTCCTCATCTCCATGCTGTGCCAGTATGCCATCCAGGTGGCCAAGGGCATGGCCTACCTGGAGTCCAAGCGCTTCATCCATCGTGACCTGGCTGCCCGCAACATCCTGCTGGCCTCCAACGAGCAGGTCAAGATCGGGGACTTTGGGCTCATGCGGGCCCTGCCCAAAAACAATGACCACTACGTGATGCAGGAGCACCGCAAGGTGCCCTTTGCCTG GTGTGCTCCCGAGAGCCTGAAGACACGCACCTTCTCCCACGCCAGTGACACCTGGATGTTTGGGGTGACGCTTTGGGAGATGTTCACCTACGGGCAGGAGCCTTGGATCGGCCTCAACGGCAGCCAG ATCCTGCACAAGATAGACAAGGAAGGAGAGCGGCTGCCGCGGCCCGAGGACTGTCCACAGGACGTCTACAACGTCATGCTGCAGTGCTGGGCGCACAAGCCCGAGGACCGGCCGACCTTCGTGGCCCTACGGGACTTCCTGGTCGAG GCCCAGCCCACTGACATGAGAGCCCTGCAGGACTTCGAGGAGCCCGACAAGCTGCACATTGAGATGAATGATATCATCACAGTCATCGAGGGCAG GGCCGAGAATTACTGGTGGCGGGGTCAGAATAAGCGGACCCTAAAAGTGGGCCAGTTCCCCCGAAACACGGTGACCTCGGTGGCGGGGCTGTCAGCCCACGACATCAGCCAGCCGCTTAAAAACAGCTTCATCCACACAGGCCATGGAGACACCAACCCGCAGCAGTGCTGGGGGTTTCCCGATAAAATTGATGA GCTGTACCTGGGAAATCCCATGGACCCTCCTGACGTTTTAGGTGTGGACTTgactgctgccagacccactCAGCTTCCAGGAAGGGCTAAAA AGCCCTGCTACGACCCGGTCAGTGAGGAGGACGATGGGCTGTCTGCAGGCCTCCGGAAGCTCTGCCTGAAGAAGCCGGGCCCAGGGAAGGGACTGCGGCTGGCAAAGCCCTCGGCCCGGGTGTCAGGCACCAAGGTGGGCGACCGGCagcccagccagccactgagtGAGGGTCCGGCAGGAGGCGAGGTGACGCTGATCGACTTCGGGGAGGAGGTGCCCCCACCGAGCCCCTCGCCCGTGGGGGAGCTCACGGCCCCCTCGCTCGCCAAGCTGGCCATGGAGGCCTTCTCACTGCTGGACAAGACCCCACCGCAGAGCCCCACgcgggccctgccccggcccctccACCCCACACCCGTGGTGGATTGGGATGCCCGGCCCTTGCCCCCGCCGCCGGCCTATGACGACGTGGCGCAGGATGAGGACGACTTTGAGGTGTGTTCCATCAAcagccccccggggcggcggggcagccgtGTGGGACTGCCCAAAGCCCGGGAGCGAGGCGAGACCAACTACGGCTTCGTGGATGAGGGCGAGAGGGCCACAGTGCTGGAGGACAACCTCTTTCTGCCCCCCAAGGAGGCCAAGCAGCCCAGCCTGACACAGACCACCGAGATCTTcgaggagctgcagcaggagtgCATGAAGAGGCTGAACGTGCCCCTGGGGCCGGCCACCTTTGCCACTGCAGCCCCTGCTGAAGATAAGCCCCAAATCccgccccgtgtccccatcccgcCCCGGCCCCTGCGCAGGAACGAGCCCGGTCACTGGTCAGGGGAGCTGTCGCCAGCTTCAGGGGGCGAGGAGGACCGGCCGCCCCAGATCCCCCCTCGGGACCCGCTGTCACAGCCCACCTCCCGAACACCCAGCCCCATGGCTCTGCAAGTGGGCTCCCCCCAGCAGCGTGCCACGCTCTGCTCCTACCTCTCCACCTCTCCAGGGAAGCCCATGCCCACCACACAGAGCTTCGCCCTCGACCCCAAATATGCTACCCCCAAGGTCATCCAGGCGCAGGGCAAGGACTGCCCCAAGGGGCCCTGTATCCTGCCCATTGTGAAGGATGGGCAGAAAGTCAGCAGCACTCATTACTACCTGCTGCCTGAGCGCCCTGCCTACCTGGACAAGTACGAGAAGTTTTTCAAGGAGGCCAAAAGCCCCGAGGAGGTGCCAGCATCCCGCATGGTCACCACGGCCACTGTCCGGCCCAtggtgcagcagcagccagactACAAGGCCAACTTCTCCTCCAACAACAGCAACCCTGGCCCCAAATGCCTGGTGAAAGCTTCCTGCAGCCTCCAAAAGATTGTCTACGATGGGCCGGATGGCTACCGCCCCTCCGAGAAGATCCGACTG GTGCAGGACATGGTGCATGGCGTGACGACGGAGGAGTGCCAGACGGCCCTGCAGAACCACGGCTGGAATGTCCAGCGCGCCATCCAGTACCTGAAG GTAGAGCAGCTCTTTTGCCTGGGCCTGAAGTCCCGCGTCGAGTGCCACCGGGTGCTGGAGATGTTTGACTGGAACCTGGCACAGGCCAGCTCCCACCTCCTGGATCCCTACAGCATGGCCCGGCAGAA GCGGTGA
- the TNK2 gene encoding activated CDC42 kinase 1 isoform X1: MRRFETLRRSFPFLARFRVYRKLSCSMQSEEGTDWLLDLLTELQLQQYFLRIRDELNVTRLSHFEYVKNEDLEKIGMGRPGQRRLWEAVKRRKAMCKRKSWMSKVFSGKRPESELPPQPQSTFRKSPTPPPLEASGQHSLTCLIRERDLSLFEKLGDGSFGVVRRGEWCTPAGKTFNVAVKCLKTDVLSQPEVLDDFIREVNAMHSLDHKNLIRLYGVVLSHPMKMVTELAPLGSLLDRLRKNQGHFLISMLCQYAIQVAKGMAYLESKRFIHRDLAARNILLASNEQVKIGDFGLMRALPKNNDHYVMQEHRKVPFAWCAPESLKTRTFSHASDTWMFGVTLWEMFTYGQEPWIGLNGSQILHKIDKEGERLPRPEDCPQDVYNVMLQCWAHKPEDRPTFVALRDFLVEAQPTDMRALQDFEEPDKLHIEMNDIITVIEGRAENYWWRGQNKRTLKVGQFPRNTVTSVAGLSAHDISQPLKNSFIHTGHGDTNPQQCWGFPDKIDELYLGNPMDPPDVLGVDLTAARPTQLPGRAKRQPPPRPPQPAILLTKPCYDPVSEEDDGLSAGLRKLCLKKPGPGKGLRLAKPSARVSGTKVGDRQPSQPLSEGPAGGEVTLIDFGEEVPPPSPSPVGELTAPSLAKLAMEAFSLLDKTPPQSPTRALPRPLHPTPVVDWDARPLPPPPAYDDVAQDEDDFEVCSINSPPGRRGSRVGLPKARERGETNYGFVDEGERATVLEDNLFLPPKEAKQPSLTQTTEIFEELQQECMKRLNVPLGPATFATAAPAEDKPQIPPRVPIPPRPLRRNEPGHWSGELSPASGGEEDRPPQIPPRDPLSQPTSRTPSPMALQVGSPQQRATLCSYLSTSPGKPMPTTQSFALDPKYATPKVIQAQGKDCPKGPCILPIVKDGQKVSSTHYYLLPERPAYLDKYEKFFKEAKSPEEVPASRMVTTATVRPMVQQQPDYKANFSSNNSNPGPKCLVKASCSLQKIVYDGPDGYRPSEKIRLVQDMVHGVTTEECQTALQNHGWNVQRAIQYLKVEQLFCLGLKSRVECHRVLEMFDWNLAQASSHLLDPYSMARQKR; encoded by the exons ATGCGACGCTTTGAGACTTTGCGCCGTTCCTTCCCGTTCCTGGCCCGCTTCCGTGTCTACCGA AAGCTGAGCTGTAGCATGCAGTCGGAAGAGGGCACGGACTGGCTGCTCGACCTGCTCAccgagctgcagctgcagcagtacTTCCTGCGCATCCGGGACGAGCTGAAcgtcacccgcctctcccacttcgAGTACGTCAAAAATGAGGATCTGGAAAAGATCGGCATGGGCCGCCCCG GCCAGCGGCGGCTGTGGGAGGCAGTGAAGCGGAGGAAGGCTATGTGCAAGCGCAAATCTTGGATGAGCAAG GTGTTCAGTGGGAAGCGCCCTGAGTCGGAGCTGCCACCCCAGCCCCAGAGCACCTTCCGCAAGTCGCCCACACCGCCCCCCCTGGAAGCTAGCGGCCAGCACTCCCTGACCTGCCTCATCAGGGAGAGGGACCTCTCGCTCTTCGAGAAGCTGGGCGATGGCTCCTTCGGCGTCGTGCGCCGTGGCGAGTGGTGCACGCCAGCCGGCAAGACG TTCAACGTGGCAGTGAAATGTCTCAAGACGGATGTGCTGAGCCAGCCGGAGGTGCTGGACGACTTCATCCGCGAGGTGAACGCGATGCACTCTCTGGACCACAAGAACCTCATCCGGCTCTATGGCGTGGTGCTCTCCCACCCCATGAAGATG GTGACGGAGCTGGCCCCGCTGGGCTCTCTCCTGGACCGTCTGCGGAAGAACCAGGGCCATTTCCTCATCTCCATGCTGTGCCAGTATGCCATCCAGGTGGCCAAGGGCATGGCCTACCTGGAGTCCAAGCGCTTCATCCATCGTGACCTGGCTGCCCGCAACATCCTGCTGGCCTCCAACGAGCAGGTCAAGATCGGGGACTTTGGGCTCATGCGGGCCCTGCCCAAAAACAATGACCACTACGTGATGCAGGAGCACCGCAAGGTGCCCTTTGCCTG GTGTGCTCCCGAGAGCCTGAAGACACGCACCTTCTCCCACGCCAGTGACACCTGGATGTTTGGGGTGACGCTTTGGGAGATGTTCACCTACGGGCAGGAGCCTTGGATCGGCCTCAACGGCAGCCAG ATCCTGCACAAGATAGACAAGGAAGGAGAGCGGCTGCCGCGGCCCGAGGACTGTCCACAGGACGTCTACAACGTCATGCTGCAGTGCTGGGCGCACAAGCCCGAGGACCGGCCGACCTTCGTGGCCCTACGGGACTTCCTGGTCGAG GCCCAGCCCACTGACATGAGAGCCCTGCAGGACTTCGAGGAGCCCGACAAGCTGCACATTGAGATGAATGATATCATCACAGTCATCGAGGGCAG GGCCGAGAATTACTGGTGGCGGGGTCAGAATAAGCGGACCCTAAAAGTGGGCCAGTTCCCCCGAAACACGGTGACCTCGGTGGCGGGGCTGTCAGCCCACGACATCAGCCAGCCGCTTAAAAACAGCTTCATCCACACAGGCCATGGAGACACCAACCCGCAGCAGTGCTGGGGGTTTCCCGATAAAATTGATGA GCTGTACCTGGGAAATCCCATGGACCCTCCTGACGTTTTAGGTGTGGACTTgactgctgccagacccactCAGCTTCCAGGAAGGGCTAAAA GGCagccgcctccgcgcccgcctcAGCCTGCCATCCTGCTTACGA AGCCCTGCTACGACCCGGTCAGTGAGGAGGACGATGGGCTGTCTGCAGGCCTCCGGAAGCTCTGCCTGAAGAAGCCGGGCCCAGGGAAGGGACTGCGGCTGGCAAAGCCCTCGGCCCGGGTGTCAGGCACCAAGGTGGGCGACCGGCagcccagccagccactgagtGAGGGTCCGGCAGGAGGCGAGGTGACGCTGATCGACTTCGGGGAGGAGGTGCCCCCACCGAGCCCCTCGCCCGTGGGGGAGCTCACGGCCCCCTCGCTCGCCAAGCTGGCCATGGAGGCCTTCTCACTGCTGGACAAGACCCCACCGCAGAGCCCCACgcgggccctgccccggcccctccACCCCACACCCGTGGTGGATTGGGATGCCCGGCCCTTGCCCCCGCCGCCGGCCTATGACGACGTGGCGCAGGATGAGGACGACTTTGAGGTGTGTTCCATCAAcagccccccggggcggcggggcagccgtGTGGGACTGCCCAAAGCCCGGGAGCGAGGCGAGACCAACTACGGCTTCGTGGATGAGGGCGAGAGGGCCACAGTGCTGGAGGACAACCTCTTTCTGCCCCCCAAGGAGGCCAAGCAGCCCAGCCTGACACAGACCACCGAGATCTTcgaggagctgcagcaggagtgCATGAAGAGGCTGAACGTGCCCCTGGGGCCGGCCACCTTTGCCACTGCAGCCCCTGCTGAAGATAAGCCCCAAATCccgccccgtgtccccatcccgcCCCGGCCCCTGCGCAGGAACGAGCCCGGTCACTGGTCAGGGGAGCTGTCGCCAGCTTCAGGGGGCGAGGAGGACCGGCCGCCCCAGATCCCCCCTCGGGACCCGCTGTCACAGCCCACCTCCCGAACACCCAGCCCCATGGCTCTGCAAGTGGGCTCCCCCCAGCAGCGTGCCACGCTCTGCTCCTACCTCTCCACCTCTCCAGGGAAGCCCATGCCCACCACACAGAGCTTCGCCCTCGACCCCAAATATGCTACCCCCAAGGTCATCCAGGCGCAGGGCAAGGACTGCCCCAAGGGGCCCTGTATCCTGCCCATTGTGAAGGATGGGCAGAAAGTCAGCAGCACTCATTACTACCTGCTGCCTGAGCGCCCTGCCTACCTGGACAAGTACGAGAAGTTTTTCAAGGAGGCCAAAAGCCCCGAGGAGGTGCCAGCATCCCGCATGGTCACCACGGCCACTGTCCGGCCCAtggtgcagcagcagccagactACAAGGCCAACTTCTCCTCCAACAACAGCAACCCTGGCCCCAAATGCCTGGTGAAAGCTTCCTGCAGCCTCCAAAAGATTGTCTACGATGGGCCGGATGGCTACCGCCCCTCCGAGAAGATCCGACTG GTGCAGGACATGGTGCATGGCGTGACGACGGAGGAGTGCCAGACGGCCCTGCAGAACCACGGCTGGAATGTCCAGCGCGCCATCCAGTACCTGAAG GTAGAGCAGCTCTTTTGCCTGGGCCTGAAGTCCCGCGTCGAGTGCCACCGGGTGCTGGAGATGTTTGACTGGAACCTGGCACAGGCCAGCTCCCACCTCCTGGATCCCTACAGCATGGCCCGGCAGAA GCGGTGA
- the TNK2 gene encoding activated CDC42 kinase 1 isoform X4 gives MRRFETLRRSFPFLARFRVYRKLSCSMQSEEGTDWLLDLLTELQLQQYFLRIRDELNVTRLSHFEYVKNEDLEKIGMGRPGQRRLWEAVKRRKAMCKRKSWMSKVFSGKRPESELPPQPQSTFRKSPTPPPLEASGQHSLTCLIRERDLSLFEKLGDGSFGVVRRGEWCTPAGKTFNVAVKCLKTDVLSQPEVLDDFIREVNAMHSLDHKNLIRLYGVVLSHPMKMVTELAPLGSLLDRLRKNQGHFLISMLCQYAIQVAKGMAYLESKRFIHRDLAARNILLASNEQVKIGDFGLMRALPKNNDHYVMQEHRKVPFAWCAPESLKTRTFSHASDTWMFGVTLWEMFTYGQEPWIGLNGSQILHKIDKEGERLPRPEDCPQDVYNVMLQCWAHKPEDRPTFVALRDFLVEAQPTDMRALQDFEEPDKLHIEMNDIITVIEGRAENYWWRGQNKRTLKVGQFPRNTVTSVAGLSAHDISQPLKNSFIHTGHGDTNPQQCWGFPDKIDELYLGNPMDPPDVLGVDLTAARPTQLPGRAKKPCYDPVSEEDDGLSAGLRKLCLKKPGPGKGLRLAKPSARVSGTKVGDRQPSQPLSEGPAGGEVTLIDFGEEVPPPSPSPVGELTAPSLAKLAMEAFSLLDKTPPQSPTRALPRPLHPTPVVDWDARPLPPPPAYDDVAQDEDDFEVCSINSPPGRRGSRVGLPKARERGETNYGFVDEGERATVLEDNLFLPPKEAKQPSLTQTTEIFEELQQECMKRLNVPLGPATFATAAPAEDKPQIPPRVPIPPRPLRRNEPGHWSGELSPASGGEEDRPPQIPPRDPLSQPTSRTPSPMALQVGSPQQRATLCSYLSTSPGKPMPTTQSFALDPKYATPKVIQAQGKDCPKGPCILPIVKDGQKVSSTHYYLLPERPAYLDKYEKFFKEAKSPEEVPASRMVTTATVRPMVQQQPDYKANFSSNNSNPGPKCLVKASCSLQKIVYDGPDGYRPSEKIRLVQDMVHGVTTEECQTALQNHGWNVQRAIQYLKVEQLFCLGLKSRVECHRVLEMFDWNLAQASSHLLDPYSMARQK, from the exons ATGCGACGCTTTGAGACTTTGCGCCGTTCCTTCCCGTTCCTGGCCCGCTTCCGTGTCTACCGA AAGCTGAGCTGTAGCATGCAGTCGGAAGAGGGCACGGACTGGCTGCTCGACCTGCTCAccgagctgcagctgcagcagtacTTCCTGCGCATCCGGGACGAGCTGAAcgtcacccgcctctcccacttcgAGTACGTCAAAAATGAGGATCTGGAAAAGATCGGCATGGGCCGCCCCG GCCAGCGGCGGCTGTGGGAGGCAGTGAAGCGGAGGAAGGCTATGTGCAAGCGCAAATCTTGGATGAGCAAG GTGTTCAGTGGGAAGCGCCCTGAGTCGGAGCTGCCACCCCAGCCCCAGAGCACCTTCCGCAAGTCGCCCACACCGCCCCCCCTGGAAGCTAGCGGCCAGCACTCCCTGACCTGCCTCATCAGGGAGAGGGACCTCTCGCTCTTCGAGAAGCTGGGCGATGGCTCCTTCGGCGTCGTGCGCCGTGGCGAGTGGTGCACGCCAGCCGGCAAGACG TTCAACGTGGCAGTGAAATGTCTCAAGACGGATGTGCTGAGCCAGCCGGAGGTGCTGGACGACTTCATCCGCGAGGTGAACGCGATGCACTCTCTGGACCACAAGAACCTCATCCGGCTCTATGGCGTGGTGCTCTCCCACCCCATGAAGATG GTGACGGAGCTGGCCCCGCTGGGCTCTCTCCTGGACCGTCTGCGGAAGAACCAGGGCCATTTCCTCATCTCCATGCTGTGCCAGTATGCCATCCAGGTGGCCAAGGGCATGGCCTACCTGGAGTCCAAGCGCTTCATCCATCGTGACCTGGCTGCCCGCAACATCCTGCTGGCCTCCAACGAGCAGGTCAAGATCGGGGACTTTGGGCTCATGCGGGCCCTGCCCAAAAACAATGACCACTACGTGATGCAGGAGCACCGCAAGGTGCCCTTTGCCTG GTGTGCTCCCGAGAGCCTGAAGACACGCACCTTCTCCCACGCCAGTGACACCTGGATGTTTGGGGTGACGCTTTGGGAGATGTTCACCTACGGGCAGGAGCCTTGGATCGGCCTCAACGGCAGCCAG ATCCTGCACAAGATAGACAAGGAAGGAGAGCGGCTGCCGCGGCCCGAGGACTGTCCACAGGACGTCTACAACGTCATGCTGCAGTGCTGGGCGCACAAGCCCGAGGACCGGCCGACCTTCGTGGCCCTACGGGACTTCCTGGTCGAG GCCCAGCCCACTGACATGAGAGCCCTGCAGGACTTCGAGGAGCCCGACAAGCTGCACATTGAGATGAATGATATCATCACAGTCATCGAGGGCAG GGCCGAGAATTACTGGTGGCGGGGTCAGAATAAGCGGACCCTAAAAGTGGGCCAGTTCCCCCGAAACACGGTGACCTCGGTGGCGGGGCTGTCAGCCCACGACATCAGCCAGCCGCTTAAAAACAGCTTCATCCACACAGGCCATGGAGACACCAACCCGCAGCAGTGCTGGGGGTTTCCCGATAAAATTGATGA GCTGTACCTGGGAAATCCCATGGACCCTCCTGACGTTTTAGGTGTGGACTTgactgctgccagacccactCAGCTTCCAGGAAGGGCTAAAA AGCCCTGCTACGACCCGGTCAGTGAGGAGGACGATGGGCTGTCTGCAGGCCTCCGGAAGCTCTGCCTGAAGAAGCCGGGCCCAGGGAAGGGACTGCGGCTGGCAAAGCCCTCGGCCCGGGTGTCAGGCACCAAGGTGGGCGACCGGCagcccagccagccactgagtGAGGGTCCGGCAGGAGGCGAGGTGACGCTGATCGACTTCGGGGAGGAGGTGCCCCCACCGAGCCCCTCGCCCGTGGGGGAGCTCACGGCCCCCTCGCTCGCCAAGCTGGCCATGGAGGCCTTCTCACTGCTGGACAAGACCCCACCGCAGAGCCCCACgcgggccctgccccggcccctccACCCCACACCCGTGGTGGATTGGGATGCCCGGCCCTTGCCCCCGCCGCCGGCCTATGACGACGTGGCGCAGGATGAGGACGACTTTGAGGTGTGTTCCATCAAcagccccccggggcggcggggcagccgtGTGGGACTGCCCAAAGCCCGGGAGCGAGGCGAGACCAACTACGGCTTCGTGGATGAGGGCGAGAGGGCCACAGTGCTGGAGGACAACCTCTTTCTGCCCCCCAAGGAGGCCAAGCAGCCCAGCCTGACACAGACCACCGAGATCTTcgaggagctgcagcaggagtgCATGAAGAGGCTGAACGTGCCCCTGGGGCCGGCCACCTTTGCCACTGCAGCCCCTGCTGAAGATAAGCCCCAAATCccgccccgtgtccccatcccgcCCCGGCCCCTGCGCAGGAACGAGCCCGGTCACTGGTCAGGGGAGCTGTCGCCAGCTTCAGGGGGCGAGGAGGACCGGCCGCCCCAGATCCCCCCTCGGGACCCGCTGTCACAGCCCACCTCCCGAACACCCAGCCCCATGGCTCTGCAAGTGGGCTCCCCCCAGCAGCGTGCCACGCTCTGCTCCTACCTCTCCACCTCTCCAGGGAAGCCCATGCCCACCACACAGAGCTTCGCCCTCGACCCCAAATATGCTACCCCCAAGGTCATCCAGGCGCAGGGCAAGGACTGCCCCAAGGGGCCCTGTATCCTGCCCATTGTGAAGGATGGGCAGAAAGTCAGCAGCACTCATTACTACCTGCTGCCTGAGCGCCCTGCCTACCTGGACAAGTACGAGAAGTTTTTCAAGGAGGCCAAAAGCCCCGAGGAGGTGCCAGCATCCCGCATGGTCACCACGGCCACTGTCCGGCCCAtggtgcagcagcagccagactACAAGGCCAACTTCTCCTCCAACAACAGCAACCCTGGCCCCAAATGCCTGGTGAAAGCTTCCTGCAGCCTCCAAAAGATTGTCTACGATGGGCCGGATGGCTACCGCCCCTCCGAGAAGATCCGACTG GTGCAGGACATGGTGCATGGCGTGACGACGGAGGAGTGCCAGACGGCCCTGCAGAACCACGGCTGGAATGTCCAGCGCGCCATCCAGTACCTGAAG GTAGAGCAGCTCTTTTGCCTGGGCCTGAAGTCCCGCGTCGAGTGCCACCGGGTGCTGGAGATGTTTGACTGGAACCTGGCACAGGCCAGCTCCCACCTCCTGGATCCCTACAGCATGGCCCGGCAGAAGTAG